The Engystomops pustulosus chromosome 4, aEngPut4.maternal, whole genome shotgun sequence genome contains a region encoding:
- the TMED9 gene encoding transmembrane emp24 domain-containing protein 9, producing the protein MLPQLPLRFSSYRKMAAAWLLLLAACMGPAASLYFHIGETEKKCFIEEIPDETMVIGNYRTQLYDKQREEYLPATPGLGMLVEVKDPDDKVILSRQYGSEGRFIFTSHTPGEHQICLHSNSTKFSLFAGGMLRVHLDIQVGEHANDYAQIAAKDKLSELQLRVRQLIEQVEQIQKEQNYQRWREERFRQTSESTNQRVLWWSIAQTLILVAIGVWQMRHLKSFFEAKKLV; encoded by the exons ATGCTACCTCAGCTTCCGCTCAGGTTCAGCTCGTACAGGAAGATGGCTGCTGCCTGGCTGCTCCTGCTCGCCGCCTGTATGGGCCCGGCCGCCTCCCTCTACTTCCACATAGGCGAGACCGAGAAGAAATGCTTCATCGAGGAGATCCCGGACGAAACCATGGTGATAG GAAATTATCGCACCCAGCTTTATGACAAGCAGAGGGAGGAATATTTACCAGCAACGCCTGGCCTTGGCATGCTTGTGGAAGTGAAGGATCCAGATGATAAA GTTATCCTTTCTCGGCAGTATGGATCAGAGGGGCGCTTTATCTTCACTTCCCACACCCCTGGAGAGCACCAAATATGTCTACACTCAAACTCCACAAAATTTTCTCTTTTTGCTGGTGGGATGTTG AGAGTTCACCTTGACATCCAAGTAGGAGAACATGCCAATGACTATGCCCAGATTGCTGCCAAGGACAAACTAAGCGAGTTACAGCTGCGTGTGCGACAGTTAATCGAACAAGTGGAACAGATTCAGAAGGAACAAAATTATCAACGG TGGCGGGAGGAGAGATTCCGACAGACAAGTGAAAGCACCAACCAGcgtgtcctgtggtggtccatTGCTCAGACATTGATACTCGTGGCTATTGGAGTATGGCAGATGAGACATTTGAAGAGTTTCTTTGAAGCAAAGAAACTGgtgtaa